One segment of Acidianus sp. HS-5 DNA contains the following:
- a CDS encoding DUF1634 domain-containing protein encodes MDMNDVIGYTLRIGVIISISLIVIGFVLLSTSPQFSELMSPNSRFNTSIVKPEEVFRGIKKGNGVDFILLGLMVLIATPVARVVMGIIQFAMQKNTIYVIVTLIVLFNLLLAIFILPLII; translated from the coding sequence ATGGATATGAACGACGTAATAGGCTATACTTTACGAATAGGAGTAATAATTAGCATCTCGTTAATAGTAATAGGTTTCGTTTTACTATCAACAAGCCCCCAGTTTTCAGAGCTAATGTCGCCTAATTCGAGGTTTAATACGTCCATAGTTAAACCCGAAGAAGTCTTCAGAGGTATTAAGAAAGGAAACGGAGTAGACTTTATCTTGCTAGGATTAATGGTCCTAATCGCAACTCCAGTAGCTAGAGTGGTAATGGGGATAATACAATTTGCCATGCAAAAGAATACAATTTACGTTATAGTAACGCTAATAGTTCTATTTAATTTGTTATTAGCGATATTTATACTGCCACTAATAATATAA
- a CDS encoding sulfite exporter TauE/SafE family protein codes for MIEVGFLILLLVSSIIAGFLGALTGLGGATVLVPIYTLFLGIPLPYATGASLISTISTSSGAASAYIKDRITNVRIGMSLEIATTGGAIIGSLLAHYIYEHHLSFILFIIFGAVILSSVYPQIEKSSLELPRPMKPDWTTRLFQLQGEYYDMTLRKEVKYYGVRWWLGEIVMFFAGLISGLLGIGSGALKVIGMDWAMNLPLKVSTTTSNFMIGVTAATSSSLYWIFGYIEPALAGVTAVGVIIGSYLGTKVLVKIRNTRLRLIFILILLFLGIEMIARGVSLWI; via the coding sequence ATGATAGAAGTAGGGTTTTTAATTTTATTGCTTGTCTCAAGTATAATTGCAGGATTTCTAGGAGCATTAACAGGATTGGGAGGTGCTACAGTACTAGTACCTATATATACGTTATTCTTAGGAATTCCGTTACCATACGCTACTGGTGCTAGCTTGATCTCAACAATTTCTACATCTAGCGGAGCCGCGAGTGCCTACATTAAAGATAGGATAACTAACGTAAGAATAGGAATGTCGCTGGAGATCGCTACTACTGGTGGAGCTATAATAGGCTCTTTACTTGCTCACTACATTTACGAACATCACTTATCCTTTATTCTCTTTATCATCTTCGGTGCAGTCATATTATCTTCAGTTTATCCTCAAATAGAGAAAAGTTCTCTAGAGTTACCAAGACCTATGAAACCAGACTGGACTACTAGACTCTTCCAGCTTCAAGGTGAATATTACGACATGACTTTAAGGAAGGAAGTGAAGTATTACGGAGTTAGGTGGTGGCTAGGAGAAATAGTAATGTTCTTTGCGGGCCTAATTTCAGGACTTTTAGGAATAGGGAGTGGGGCTTTAAAAGTAATAGGAATGGACTGGGCCATGAATTTACCGTTGAAAGTTAGCACTACCACCAGTAATTTTATGATAGGAGTAACTGCAGCTACAAGTAGTTCTCTCTACTGGATATTTGGATATATAGAACCTGCCTTAGCAGGCGTAACAGCGGTAGGCGTTATAATAGGTTCTTATTTAGGAACAAAAGTTTTAGTCAAAATTAGGAATACAAGACTTAGATTGATTTTTATCCTAATATTATTATTTTTAGGAATAGAGATGATAGCTAGAGGTGTGTCTTTATGGATATGA
- the tatC gene encoding twin-arginine translocase subunit TatC, producing the protein MTERTELQKNEERPLLSHLAELASRLRKAFITLVIAFIIFFAFGYTTVSISGHIIPIIYPNLFHSFADELMLFFIHHELPPQLKLINLNPFDPLYASAYVSFYLSIFISLPIFLKEFWGFVSPGLYEHEKRVIKYTITPAILLFLAGSLFAYFIIIPLMMKFVLLYTSALGVEPTLSLRAFVSTVVSLMLVTGIAFEYPLVMAGLTYVKVVKADSWRKNWRWGVLGAFIIAWTISPGTTGGVIETVIGIILSILYFAGVGTAKIIEKRSLNKTKI; encoded by the coding sequence GTGACAGAAAGAACTGAACTACAAAAGAATGAAGAAAGACCATTGCTTTCTCACTTGGCAGAATTAGCTAGCAGATTAAGGAAAGCATTCATAACGTTAGTTATTGCTTTCATAATATTTTTTGCTTTCGGTTATACTACTGTGTCAATTTCCGGTCATATTATTCCTATAATTTACCCTAACTTGTTTCACAGTTTTGCGGACGAGTTAATGTTATTTTTCATCCACCACGAGTTACCTCCACAACTTAAACTGATAAATTTAAATCCTTTTGATCCGCTCTATGCTTCAGCTTACGTTTCCTTTTATCTTTCAATATTTATTTCATTACCGATTTTCCTTAAAGAGTTCTGGGGATTTGTTTCTCCAGGCTTATATGAACACGAGAAGAGAGTGATAAAATACACAATTACACCGGCCATTTTACTCTTCCTTGCCGGTTCTCTTTTTGCTTATTTTATTATTATTCCTTTAATGATGAAGTTTGTTCTTTTGTATACTTCTGCTCTCGGTGTTGAGCCTACACTTAGTTTGAGGGCTTTTGTTTCAACAGTAGTTTCCTTAATGCTGGTTACCGGTATCGCTTTTGAATACCCCTTAGTTATGGCCGGTTTAACTTACGTTAAAGTTGTTAAGGCTGATAGTTGGAGGAAGAACTGGCGCTGGGGAGTTTTAGGAGCATTCATCATAGCCTGGACAATTTCACCAGGAACTACAGGAGGAGTAATTGAAACTGTAATAGGAATAATATTATCCATACTATACTTTGCAGGAGTTGGAACAGCAAAAATAATAGAAAAAAGATCATTAAATAAAACTAAAATTTAA
- a CDS encoding twin-arginine translocase TatA/TatE family subunit, with translation MLGNISDAAIIILVAILLLAGQKDVGGTIRNLGKTLEEMKKKQEDFRQEFMRELNETGEVSNSIKKDLSDAPIIKPYHQQTNDHKIEQLEDEIKRLQSELERLKNSDRKN, from the coding sequence ATGCTAGGTAATATATCTGACGCAGCAATTATAATACTTGTAGCAATACTCTTATTAGCTGGACAAAAGGACGTAGGCGGCACAATAAGGAATTTGGGTAAAACACTTGAGGAAATGAAAAAAAAGCAAGAAGACTTTAGGCAAGAATTTATGAGGGAACTAAATGAAACCGGAGAAGTTTCTAATTCTATTAAAAAAGATTTGTCAGATGCTCCTATTATTAAACCATATCACCAGCAAACTAATGATCATAAGATTGAACAGCTAGAGGATGAAATAAAAAGACTACAGAGTGAATTAGAGAGGCTGAAGAATAGTGACAGAAAGAACTGA
- a CDS encoding twin-arginine translocase TatA/TatE family subunit produces MFSALQPSDIAIVIIVALVLFFGTSKIPELFRSMGKAVGEFKKGRLEAELEAQQLQQQQTQQPQVQSNQVQSNTDKASDLEKQIQDLQKQLEQLKNQKQTQ; encoded by the coding sequence ATGTTTAGCGCATTACAACCTAGCGATATAGCAATAGTAATTATAGTAGCTCTTGTATTGTTCTTCGGTACAAGTAAGATTCCCGAGCTATTTAGATCAATGGGTAAAGCAGTAGGAGAGTTCAAGAAAGGAAGACTTGAGGCAGAGTTAGAAGCACAGCAGTTACAACAGCAACAAACTCAACAGCCTCAGGTTCAATCAAATCAAGTTCAATCAAATACAGATAAGGCCTCAGACTTAGAGAAGCAAATACAAGATTTGCAAAAACAATTAGAGCAATTAAAGAACCAAAAGCAAACACAATAA
- the cbsA gene encoding cytochrome b558/566 subunit A codes for MKKKIPLLIALVALLFSVMLAFENVPLAQSSPTIVAYKVVGSADLANPGSCSFWSNIPWSNLSLTANIPNAPTSGLTHYILAKAAWNGSDIFVLVKWPAPNPAFGAWSAAAAGIYPPASGPGLFRIIELMPGTTYKLLTNCTSYVSIVNGKTEAGRLTFSYKGVTVPAPNDSQIQVFSNGTILFYHSLRPMEYVFYCNGLFYGYYANSTWYYPDRVAMMWYMGSGTPTMDGMKIGGKYPGQVFDGYNLSVAGGSFAMPGGSANIWMWVSGATWNCSKDDPAFAVHLWANESLTGLPYKDPGCGGFAVPLYTNNTNMFEVDCSGIWYSPVQGSGLKGSLFLIRTGAKYSDGYWTVEYVRPLTVPSGIAKYEPQIALNKTYYIAFAVWQGKEGETLFDKSIVTPFVTLELSTASHPVSPPPLVISPTLMDVTVAGVVVAVIALAVIWIMYRK; via the coding sequence ATGAAGAAAAAGATCCCCTTGTTAATAGCATTAGTAGCGTTATTATTTTCAGTTATGTTAGCTTTTGAAAATGTACCTCTAGCCCAAAGCTCTCCGACGATAGTAGCGTATAAAGTAGTAGGCTCAGCAGATCTCGCAAATCCTGGAAGTTGTAGCTTTTGGAGCAACATTCCTTGGTCTAATTTGTCATTAACTGCAAACATCCCCAACGCTCCAACATCAGGTTTAACTCATTATATTTTAGCTAAAGCGGCATGGAACGGAAGTGACATTTTCGTTCTGGTCAAATGGCCTGCTCCTAACCCTGCATTTGGTGCATGGTCAGCTGCTGCTGCAGGTATATATCCACCTGCATCTGGTCCGGGATTATTTAGGATAATTGAACTAATGCCGGGGACGACATATAAGCTATTAACCAACTGTACTAGTTACGTTTCAATAGTTAATGGAAAGACAGAGGCTGGTAGATTGACTTTTTCCTATAAGGGAGTAACAGTTCCTGCACCTAACGATAGTCAAATTCAAGTATTTTCTAATGGAACAATATTGTTCTATCACTCTCTCAGACCGATGGAGTACGTATTCTATTGCAATGGATTATTTTACGGGTATTATGCTAATTCAACATGGTATTATCCAGATAGAGTTGCAATGATGTGGTACATGGGAAGTGGAACTCCTACAATGGACGGGATGAAGATAGGAGGCAAATATCCTGGACAAGTATTTGATGGATACAACTTATCAGTAGCTGGAGGGTCTTTTGCAATGCCTGGTGGTTCTGCTAATATTTGGATGTGGGTTTCCGGTGCAACATGGAATTGTAGTAAGGATGATCCTGCTTTTGCTGTTCATTTGTGGGCTAATGAGTCTTTAACGGGGTTGCCTTATAAGGATCCTGGGTGCGGTGGTTTTGCTGTTCCTCTTTATACTAATAATACTAACATGTTTGAGGTTGATTGTTCGGGAATTTGGTATAGCCCGGTACAAGGCAGTGGGCTTAAAGGTTCCTTATTCCTTATAAGGACCGGAGCTAAGTACTCTGACGGTTATTGGACTGTTGAGTACGTAAGACCCTTAACGGTACCATCAGGCATTGCAAAATACGAACCGCAAATAGCTCTTAATAAGACATATTATATAGCATTTGCAGTGTGGCAAGGAAAAGAAGGAGAAACATTATTCGATAAGTCTATAGTGACTCCATTCGTAACTTTAGAGCTATCCACTGCCTCTCATCCAGTCTCTCCACCACCATTAGTAATAAGCCCTACACTGATGGATGTTACAGTAGCAGGGGTAGTAGTAGCTGTAATAGCCTTAGCAGTAATATGGATAATGTATAGAAAGTGA
- the cbsB gene encoding cytochrome b558/566 subunit B → MTYIKVFSIFLAISSVLAFLFEFIFPISYLPITFPYEGLVDYLGVAGLYMEVVFLGLIAISLSNKVRSLLPLGLALIISPALDLFHNYSLSPYWSLLEIILALLGVASLIEVTIKSNRRTLLFLPTLIMVILTTYAGIDVVFLHGDLVICYLYVLIASLVGITTYAVIYNKIVSKRAMISYIAAIPGLFVFLPLYFVVVNNRFLEIIMNMVIPSAFGITLYNPYLLPLLLIVLSVSIYSVILLAIKGNGYAGLGYFIILTTVFQAITGFHLLLYLLAPFIGFSILNYKEIGNGRTIMDDLKKLVQRLSLNT, encoded by the coding sequence TTGACGTACATAAAAGTTTTTTCAATTTTTTTAGCAATATCTTCTGTATTAGCCTTTCTTTTTGAATTTATTTTTCCAATTTCTTATCTTCCGATAACTTTTCCATATGAAGGATTAGTGGACTACTTAGGCGTTGCAGGACTTTATATGGAAGTAGTATTTTTAGGTCTCATTGCAATATCGCTTTCTAATAAGGTAAGATCTTTATTACCTTTAGGTTTAGCGTTGATAATATCTCCTGCGTTGGACTTATTTCATAATTACTCTCTTTCTCCTTATTGGTCTTTGTTAGAAATAATTTTAGCACTACTAGGAGTAGCTTCGCTTATAGAGGTTACTATAAAGTCTAATAGGAGAACGTTATTATTCTTACCAACATTAATAATGGTAATTTTAACTACTTATGCAGGAATAGACGTGGTATTTTTACATGGTGATTTAGTTATATGTTATCTTTACGTGTTAATAGCTTCGTTAGTAGGGATCACTACCTATGCGGTAATTTATAATAAGATAGTATCTAAAAGGGCGATGATATCTTACATTGCAGCAATTCCAGGTTTATTCGTATTCCTTCCATTGTATTTTGTAGTAGTCAACAATAGATTCCTTGAAATAATCATGAACATGGTTATACCTTCGGCTTTCGGTATAACGCTCTATAATCCCTATCTTTTGCCGTTACTTCTTATTGTACTAAGTGTGTCGATCTATAGTGTAATTTTGCTTGCAATAAAGGGAAATGGGTATGCGGGACTAGGATACTTTATAATATTAACTACGGTGTTTCAAGCTATAACAGGATTTCACTTGTTACTTTACTTACTGGCTCCTTTCATAGGATTTTCTATATTAAATTATAAAGAAATTGGGAACGGAAGGACTATTATGGACGATCTAAAGAAATTAGTCCAACGTTTAAGCCTTAATACTTAA
- the soxL2 gene encoding Rieske iron-sulfur protein SoxL2 — MIKFKLNKDEKPILSPSDFYFISKLLAKMRNPKTRFDSREFVKKGDDYLYDYVNKNVGGIDEGRRNFLKGLVIGIGAAAVIGLIPGLRVLEPPQVAAISGFPKTLLVDSSGSPILASKIPVNSPIITIYEYPLSGEPNFLLNLGDSSGKPVKVSPATVVVPQTGDKYTWPGGVGPNGSIVSYSAICQHLGCKPPYIHFYPPNHVNSAQESAPEPDTLTPQAVSAAQSNHVPAIFHCDCHGSTYDPYHGAQPLTGPTVRPLPATLLEWDSSTDYLYAIGSLGVGIYPTGSNGVPSKDPKSDLGASFGTSVGTKSTVKDTENPFSSS; from the coding sequence ATGATAAAGTTTAAACTAAACAAAGACGAGAAACCCATACTTTCTCCTAGTGACTTTTACTTTATAAGCAAGCTTTTAGCTAAAATGAGGAACCCTAAGACTAGATTTGATTCCAGAGAGTTCGTAAAAAAGGGTGATGACTATCTATACGATTATGTGAATAAGAATGTAGGTGGTATAGACGAGGGGAGGAGGAACTTCCTTAAAGGTCTTGTAATAGGTATAGGAGCAGCTGCAGTCATAGGTTTAATTCCTGGTCTAAGAGTTTTAGAGCCTCCACAAGTAGCAGCAATAAGCGGTTTCCCTAAGACGCTCTTAGTTGATTCTTCCGGATCTCCAATACTTGCTTCGAAGATTCCAGTTAATAGCCCAATAATTACAATTTATGAGTATCCATTAAGTGGTGAACCAAACTTCCTGCTCAACTTAGGTGACTCTTCTGGAAAGCCAGTAAAAGTATCTCCAGCTACTGTAGTCGTACCCCAAACTGGAGATAAATACACTTGGCCAGGAGGAGTAGGGCCTAATGGATCAATAGTTTCTTACAGTGCGATTTGCCAACATCTAGGCTGTAAACCTCCTTATATTCACTTCTATCCTCCTAACCATGTTAACTCTGCACAAGAATCTGCTCCAGAGCCCGACACGTTAACTCCGCAGGCAGTATCTGCAGCACAAAGCAATCACGTCCCAGCAATATTCCACTGCGATTGTCACGGTTCTACTTACGATCCATATCACGGTGCACAACCATTAACTGGACCGACAGTTAGGCCACTTCCTGCAACTCTTTTAGAGTGGGATAGTTCTACTGATTATCTATACGCTATAGGTAGTTTAGGTGTTGGTATTTATCCTACGGGTTCAAACGGTGTACCGTCCAAAGATCCTAAAAGTGATTTGGGAGCAAGTTTCGGTACTTCTGTAGGGACAAAGAGCACAGTGAAGGACACAGAAAATCCATTCAGTAGCAGTTAG
- the soxC gene encoding proton pump complex cytochrome B SoxC, with the protein MTKRISDWFNDRLKLDELPFFRTPDYMYHVSDWLGALVAAAFIYTVISGLILLLYYNPDEGYDSTQLIINTVPYGSVFLYSHLYGAYAMIILAYIHMFRNYFVGAYKKPRELLWILGVFLLALTMGASFFGYSLIGDVLATSAVDVGAGIIESIPGMQWLVPFLFGNYDTGQYGRVLAWHIIFVALIGLLFVFHFFLAESYGMLPSRKVKSKAPAVYTREEWMKFNPWWPRNFIYMLSLILMTWGFILIIPNALAYLNGLPQYYNPFLNPKPAPPPSSPLAATVTTYPPWFFLFFYKIADFSSCVMLDLAIGAIIPLVYMILLPFLDRSEELHPMRRKIFTGIGILMIAYLVQTTLWGDIAPGIPVPFKCQVVALLPPAVIIAIGLWLIPTKKNGGVSKVTKTVSNIGKALAPLLILGFAVVALLFVGGLAEFVNYPSLTTLAVLIPIASLFVIGAKRIAPFILRMEQTSSATPSVSSKLETKKKLAQYIIIVLFVLSLVLMGTIWTIPPTGYESNMFGVDLGLIFVMWGEAVSLYHYVVYKKPNESEE; encoded by the coding sequence GTGACAAAGAGGATCTCCGATTGGTTTAATGATAGATTGAAATTAGACGAGTTACCCTTTTTTAGAACTCCAGACTACATGTATCATGTTAGTGATTGGTTAGGTGCATTAGTAGCTGCAGCTTTTATCTATACAGTAATCTCTGGTCTTATCTTACTTTTATACTATAACCCAGACGAAGGTTATGACTCTACTCAACTTATAATTAATACTGTTCCATATGGTTCAGTTTTCCTTTATAGTCATTTATACGGAGCATATGCAATGATTATTCTTGCGTATATTCATATGTTTAGAAATTATTTTGTTGGAGCATACAAAAAGCCTAGAGAGTTACTATGGATATTAGGAGTATTTTTACTAGCGTTAACAATGGGTGCTTCCTTCTTTGGTTACAGTCTAATAGGAGATGTTCTGGCGACAAGCGCTGTTGATGTGGGAGCAGGAATAATAGAATCCATACCTGGTATGCAATGGCTAGTCCCATTCCTCTTTGGGAATTATGATACCGGACAGTACGGAAGAGTATTAGCTTGGCACATTATTTTCGTGGCATTAATAGGTCTGCTTTTCGTATTTCATTTCTTCCTTGCAGAGTCATACGGTATGTTGCCATCTAGGAAAGTAAAAAGCAAAGCTCCAGCAGTTTATACGAGAGAGGAATGGATGAAGTTTAATCCGTGGTGGCCTAGGAACTTCATTTACATGTTGTCCTTAATATTGATGACTTGGGGCTTCATTCTCATTATTCCTAACGCACTAGCTTACTTAAACGGATTACCACAATACTATAACCCATTCCTCAATCCAAAGCCTGCACCTCCGCCATCTAGTCCTTTAGCGGCAACAGTAACCACATATCCACCGTGGTTCTTCCTGTTCTTCTATAAGATAGCAGACTTCAGCAGTTGTGTAATGTTAGATTTAGCAATAGGTGCTATCATTCCTTTAGTGTATATGATCTTATTACCATTCCTAGATAGGTCAGAGGAATTACACCCCATGAGGAGGAAGATATTTACTGGAATAGGCATATTGATGATAGCATATTTAGTGCAAACTACATTATGGGGAGACATTGCCCCAGGTATACCGGTACCTTTCAAGTGTCAAGTAGTTGCTCTATTACCTCCTGCAGTTATTATAGCTATAGGACTATGGTTGATTCCAACAAAGAAGAATGGTGGAGTAAGTAAAGTTACCAAGACAGTCTCTAATATAGGGAAAGCATTAGCACCTCTATTAATCCTAGGTTTTGCAGTTGTTGCTTTACTCTTCGTAGGAGGGTTAGCAGAATTCGTCAACTATCCTTCCTTGACAACGTTAGCAGTACTCATACCTATAGCTTCACTCTTCGTGATAGGAGCAAAAAGGATTGCTCCGTTCATCTTGCGCATGGAACAGACTTCATCAGCTACTCCTTCCGTATCAAGCAAGCTGGAGACTAAAAAGAAGTTAGCTCAGTACATTATCATAGTACTGTTCGTGTTAAGCTTAGTATTAATGGGCACTATATGGACTATACCGCCAACTGGATATGAGTCCAATATGTTCGGAGTGGATCTAGGCTTAATCTTCGTAATGTGGGGAGAAGCGGTCTCGTTATATCATTACGTAGTATATAAGAAGCCAAATGAGTCCGAGGAGTAA
- a CDS encoding antibiotic biosynthesis monooxygenase, which produces MINVGLYYKVKPGHESEFEEIFKKVVDVLKSSNVGFIDGKLYKNVDNPSEYLIYSEWKDLESFRKFMLSRDFKSTTDYGKQIIEGRPYHRIFQEINT; this is translated from the coding sequence ATGATTAATGTTGGTCTTTATTATAAGGTAAAACCGGGTCATGAGAGTGAGTTTGAGGAGATCTTCAAGAAGGTTGTTGACGTGTTAAAGTCTTCTAATGTTGGTTTTATTGATGGTAAGCTTTACAAGAACGTTGATAATCCCAGTGAGTACTTAATTTATAGTGAGTGGAAGGATTTAGAATCCTTCAGGAAGTTCATGCTAAGCAGGGATTTTAAATCAACCACAGATTACGGTAAACAAATAATTGAAGGAAGACCGTACCACAGAATATTCCAAGAAATAAACACATAA
- a CDS encoding radical SAM protein, with the protein MLSKYNIFLDDYKIMFNTLTGYAIRLTDDEMEKLKQGEVPEELKGVIEEGFSATFDEFLQKFKKEVLEPTLLLTYRCNFDCVYCFQKAFRNNSSVSDKVVRGFLKYTRTHANGRKVKVTYFGGEPLLELKRIKEISTQLSDLKYSFSIVTNGSLLTRHVFDELKSLGLTHVQITLDGPREVHDKRRYFVGGRGSYGVILKNLKEIQDEVNVVLRVNIDINNLESFRDLLRDLKQNGINKVRLDPHLVHDNVFRNEYWDYTFPKDEEGEILVKLWETAKDEGFEIPQDVFRLGLCVAHFDEDIVVDPAGNIYPCWAFTGNPLYVKGYLTEDGDVVLHEKLSSQRALNLWKKCKDCPYMPLCIGGCRFFSVLNRKDFDGIDCRKKSYESIMKLLKYFV; encoded by the coding sequence ATGTTATCTAAATACAATATTTTTCTTGATGATTATAAAATCATGTTTAATACGTTGACCGGTTATGCGATAAGGTTAACTGACGATGAAATGGAGAAATTAAAGCAAGGAGAAGTTCCTGAAGAGTTAAAGGGTGTGATAGAAGAAGGCTTTTCAGCTACTTTTGATGAATTCTTGCAAAAATTTAAGAAGGAAGTTCTAGAGCCCACGTTATTGCTAACTTATAGATGTAACTTCGATTGTGTTTACTGTTTTCAGAAGGCTTTTAGGAATAATTCTTCCGTTAGCGATAAAGTTGTAAGGGGATTTCTAAAATATACTAGAACTCATGCTAACGGGAGAAAAGTTAAGGTAACGTACTTTGGAGGAGAACCTTTGCTAGAGTTAAAGAGAATAAAGGAAATTTCAACTCAACTTTCTGACTTGAAGTATTCATTCAGTATAGTGACTAATGGTTCTCTTCTGACTAGGCATGTCTTCGATGAGTTAAAGAGTTTAGGATTAACTCATGTGCAAATAACTTTAGATGGTCCAAGAGAAGTTCACGATAAAAGGAGGTACTTTGTAGGAGGGAGAGGGTCTTATGGCGTGATATTGAAAAATTTAAAGGAAATTCAAGATGAAGTAAACGTAGTTTTAAGAGTAAATATCGATATAAATAATCTTGAGTCTTTCAGAGATCTTTTGAGGGATCTAAAACAAAACGGGATAAACAAGGTAAGGCTAGATCCTCACTTAGTTCACGATAACGTGTTTAGGAATGAATACTGGGATTATACTTTTCCTAAGGATGAGGAAGGTGAAATCTTAGTCAAATTATGGGAAACGGCTAAAGACGAGGGATTTGAAATACCTCAAGACGTGTTTAGACTAGGTTTATGTGTTGCTCATTTTGATGAAGATATTGTAGTAGATCCTGCAGGAAATATCTATCCATGTTGGGCTTTTACTGGAAATCCTCTTTACGTAAAAGGTTACCTTACTGAAGATGGAGACGTTGTACTTCATGAGAAACTTTCAAGCCAAAGGGCATTAAACTTGTGGAAGAAGTGTAAGGATTGTCCTTATATGCCTCTCTGCATTGGCGGTTGTAGGTTCTTTTCTGTACTTAACAGAAAGGACTTTGACGGAATAGACTGCAGGAAGAAAAGTTATGAATCTATTATGAAATTGTTAAAATATTTTGTCTAG
- a CDS encoding STK_08120 family protein yields MEASYDFETDENPETVKEYLINPRNLIKYVPNFKDLKETEDGWELYVHWLFTIKLKIIRIVSNDEISYLIKKSEGMIKLNANLRFIILPTKNITKVKLVFFYQGPFESFAKRQADEFYKRGAKIFQEDLKKKTVVQTNEGSEVPLYAMRTILAKKVQKQEIESILEDAMVKSVDKLIVLILSDGKNTVELTFNKGDVTSQKGDVNSLKGEITVIMKAP; encoded by the coding sequence ATGGAGGCCTCCTATGATTTTGAAACGGATGAAAATCCCGAGACCGTGAAGGAGTACTTGATTAACCCTCGTAATTTGATAAAATACGTTCCTAATTTTAAAGATCTTAAAGAGACTGAAGATGGATGGGAACTTTACGTTCATTGGTTATTCACAATTAAGCTGAAGATTATAAGGATAGTAAGTAATGATGAAATAAGTTACTTAATAAAAAAGTCTGAAGGAATGATTAAACTTAACGCTAACTTGAGGTTTATAATATTACCTACAAAGAACATAACTAAAGTTAAATTAGTCTTCTTTTATCAAGGTCCTTTTGAGAGTTTCGCTAAAAGACAGGCTGACGAGTTTTATAAAAGAGGAGCAAAAATATTCCAAGAGGACTTAAAGAAAAAGACTGTAGTTCAAACAAATGAAGGTTCTGAAGTCCCTCTGTATGCTATGAGGACGATTCTAGCTAAGAAAGTACAAAAACAAGAAATTGAGAGCATACTCGAAGACGCAATGGTGAAAAGCGTAGATAAACTGATAGTACTCATATTGTCTGACGGTAAAAACACTGTAGAACTGACGTTCAATAAAGGAGATGTTACTTCACAAAAGGGGGATGTAAATTCCTTAAAGGGAGAAATAACTGTTATAATGAAAGCTCCTTAA